Genomic segment of Kibdelosporangium phytohabitans:
GCCGCGTGCGGCCTGACCGCGCAGGACATCTCGCGGGCAGTCGTCGAACTCGTCGCCGATCTGGACGCCGAACCCGCCCCCGACGGGGTGGAGCTGGACGCTGAAGGGAGCACATGGTGACGACCGTCGCGCTGGGCATGCCGAAGGTCCGCGACGAGCAACCGCCGTTGTCCGTGGCCACACGCCGCAAGTCCAGGCAGATCATGGTCGGGTCGGTGGCCGTCGGCGGTGACGCGCCGGTGTCGGTGCAGTCGATGACCACGACGCTCACGTCCGACATCAACGCCACCCTGCAGCAGATCGCCGAGCTGACCGCGTCGGGCTGCGAGATCGTGCGCGTGGCGGTGCCGTCGGCCGACGACGCCGAGGCGCTGCCGATCATCGCCCGCAAGTCGCAGATCCCGGTGATCGCCGACATCCACTTCCAGCCGAAGTACGTCTTCGCCGCGATCGAGGCCGGCTGCGCCGCGGTCCGCGTGAACCCGGGCAACATCCGCAAGTTCGACGACCAGGTCGGCGCGATCGCCCGTGCCGCCCGCGACCGGGGGATCCCGATCCGGATCGGCGTGAACGCCGGTTCACTCGACCCGCGGCTGCTGGAGAAACACGGCGGCGTCACCCCGGAAGCGCTGGTCGAGTCGGCGTTGTGGGAGTGCTCGCTGTTCGAGGAGCACGACTTCCAGGACATCAAGATCTCGGTCAAGCACAACGACCCGGTGGTGATGATCGAGGCATACCGCCAGCTCGCCGCGCAGTGCGACTACGCGCTGCACCTGGGCGTGACCGAGGCCGGGCCGACGTTCCAGGGCACGATCAAGTCCTCGGTCGCGTTCGGCGCGCTGCTGGCCGAGGGCATCGGCG
This window contains:
- the ispG gene encoding flavodoxin-dependent (E)-4-hydroxy-3-methylbut-2-enyl-diphosphate synthase; protein product: MVTTVALGMPKVRDEQPPLSVATRRKSRQIMVGSVAVGGDAPVSVQSMTTTLTSDINATLQQIAELTASGCEIVRVAVPSADDAEALPIIARKSQIPVIADIHFQPKYVFAAIEAGCAAVRVNPGNIRKFDDQVGAIARAARDRGIPIRIGVNAGSLDPRLLEKHGGVTPEALVESALWECSLFEEHDFQDIKISVKHNDPVVMIEAYRQLAAQCDYALHLGVTEAGPTFQGTIKSSVAFGALLAEGIGDTIRVSLSAPPVEEVKVGNQILESLGLRPRGLDIVSCPSCGRAQVDVHTLAERVSAALEGFPVPLRVAVMGCVVNGPGEAREADLGVASGNGKGQIFVKGKVIKTVPESQIVETLLEEAARIAAEMGIDIEA